In Agromyces sp. G08B096, a genomic segment contains:
- a CDS encoding LacI family DNA-binding transcriptional regulator, which yields MTETDATSRADAAAGASVSSSVPTMFDVARRAGVSHMTVSRVLNRRSGVAEATRQRVEQAIAELNYAPSPTARAMANRRSGQIGLIQAGRPDYGPSSAALGFNEAARAGGYTVSQVSMRAVDAEPLTQAVHRLVLQRVEAIVVISGEREAVEIFRGIDAGLPIVAVASEEEPGLHRVSMDQYAGAVAATEHLIALGHREIRHVTGPADSMDAAERRRGWADVLRRHGLPASQALPGDWLPGSGYAAGRALLADEQATAVFVGNDQMSLGLLAACREAGVAVPERLSVIGFDDIPEAAFFAPPLTTMRQDFDRLGRDIMAAVLAALDGAPADAVRPALVPELVVRASTAPPHG from the coding sequence ATGACCGAGACGGATGCCACGAGCCGGGCGGATGCCGCGGCCGGGGCATCCGTCTCGTCGTCGGTGCCGACCATGTTCGACGTCGCCCGCCGCGCCGGGGTCTCGCACATGACCGTCTCGCGCGTGCTGAACCGGCGGAGCGGGGTCGCCGAGGCGACCCGGCAGCGGGTGGAGCAGGCGATCGCGGAACTGAACTACGCGCCCTCCCCGACGGCGCGGGCCATGGCGAACCGTCGGTCGGGGCAGATCGGGCTCATCCAGGCGGGCCGGCCCGACTACGGCCCGTCGAGCGCGGCCCTCGGCTTCAACGAGGCCGCCCGCGCCGGCGGATACACGGTCAGCCAGGTCAGCATGCGAGCGGTCGATGCCGAACCGTTGACGCAGGCGGTGCACCGGCTCGTGCTGCAGCGCGTCGAGGCGATCGTCGTCATCTCGGGCGAACGCGAGGCCGTGGAGATCTTCCGAGGCATCGACGCCGGGCTGCCGATCGTGGCGGTGGCCTCCGAGGAGGAGCCGGGCCTGCACCGGGTGTCGATGGACCAGTACGCGGGCGCGGTGGCGGCGACCGAGCACCTCATCGCGCTCGGGCACCGCGAGATCCGGCACGTCACGGGGCCGGCCGATTCGATGGATGCCGCCGAGCGGCGCCGCGGCTGGGCCGACGTGCTCCGCCGCCACGGCCTGCCGGCCTCGCAGGCGCTGCCCGGCGACTGGCTGCCCGGCTCCGGCTACGCCGCGGGGCGGGCGCTGCTCGCCGATGAGCAGGCGACCGCCGTGTTCGTCGGCAACGACCAGATGTCGCTCGGGCTCCTCGCGGCGTGCCGCGAGGCCGGCGTGGCGGTGCCCGAGCGGCTGAGCGTCATCGGCTTCGACGACATCCCCGAGGCGGCGTTCTTCGCGCCGCCGCTCACGACCATGCGGCAGGACTTCGACCGCCTCGGCCGCGACATCATGGCGGCGGTGCTGGCCGCGCTCGACGGCGCCCCGGCCGACGCGGTGCGGCCGGCGCTGGTGCCCGAGCTCGTGGTGCGCGCGAGCACCGCGCCGCCGCACGGCTGA
- the araA gene encoding L-arabinose isomerase translates to MPRTPLTTSLDGYEVWFLTGSQHLYGEETLRQVADQSRTVAETLDAAGDVPVKVVWLPVLTDSAAIKRVMLEANAAPNVIGVVAWMHTFSPAKMWIAGLDALQKPLAHLHTQANVELPWGEIDFDFMNLNQAAHGDREFGYIQSRLGVPRKTIVGHASDPRVQREFGTWQRAAAGLAASRDLKLARFGDNMRFVAVTEGDKTEAELRFGVQVNTWGVNELADAVHAASDAEIDELVAVYEDEYDVAPELRRGGARHDSLRYGAAIELGLRSFLEEGGFGAFTTSFEDLGALRQLPGLAVQRLQAEGYGFGAEGDWKTAVLVRIANVMGAGLPGGATLMEDYTYDLTPGDELILGAHMLEVAPSITTKKPSLEIHPLGIGGKEDPVRLVFTAGPGPAVVVALSDMRDRFRLTANVVENVAPREPLPKLPVGRAIWKPAPDFQTSTTAWLTAGAAHHTVMTTAVGVDVFRDFAEMAGVELLVIDEDTTIRGFQREVRWNQAYYRLAQGL, encoded by the coding sequence ATGCCCCGCACCCCGCTCACCACCTCGCTCGACGGCTACGAGGTCTGGTTCCTCACCGGCAGCCAGCACCTCTACGGCGAGGAGACCCTGCGCCAGGTCGCCGACCAGTCGCGCACCGTCGCCGAGACCCTCGACGCCGCCGGCGACGTGCCCGTGAAGGTCGTCTGGCTGCCGGTGCTCACCGACTCCGCCGCGATCAAGCGCGTCATGCTCGAGGCGAACGCCGCGCCGAACGTCATCGGCGTCGTCGCCTGGATGCACACGTTCAGCCCGGCGAAGATGTGGATCGCGGGTCTCGATGCGCTGCAGAAGCCGCTTGCGCACCTGCACACGCAGGCGAACGTCGAGCTGCCCTGGGGCGAGATCGACTTCGACTTCATGAACCTGAACCAGGCCGCCCACGGCGACCGGGAGTTCGGCTACATCCAGTCGCGGCTCGGCGTGCCGCGGAAGACGATCGTCGGCCACGCGAGCGACCCGCGCGTGCAGCGCGAGTTCGGCACGTGGCAGCGGGCGGCGGCGGGGCTCGCGGCATCCCGCGACCTGAAGCTCGCGCGCTTCGGCGACAACATGCGTTTCGTCGCGGTGACCGAGGGCGACAAGACCGAGGCCGAGCTGCGGTTCGGCGTGCAGGTGAACACGTGGGGCGTGAACGAGCTGGCCGACGCGGTGCACGCGGCGTCGGACGCCGAGATCGACGAGCTGGTCGCGGTCTACGAGGACGAGTACGACGTCGCGCCCGAGCTCCGCCGGGGCGGCGCGCGACACGACTCGCTGCGCTACGGCGCCGCGATCGAGCTCGGCCTCCGCTCGTTCCTCGAGGAGGGCGGCTTCGGCGCGTTCACGACGAGCTTCGAAGACCTGGGCGCGCTGCGCCAGCTGCCGGGCCTCGCGGTGCAGCGCCTGCAGGCCGAGGGCTACGGCTTCGGCGCGGAGGGCGACTGGAAGACCGCGGTGCTCGTGCGCATCGCGAACGTGATGGGCGCCGGCCTGCCCGGCGGGGCGACCCTCATGGAGGACTACACGTACGACCTCACGCCGGGCGACGAACTCATCCTCGGTGCGCACATGCTCGAGGTCGCGCCCTCGATCACCACGAAGAAGCCGTCGCTCGAGATCCACCCGCTCGGCATCGGCGGCAAGGAGGACCCGGTGCGCCTGGTCTTCACCGCCGGCCCCGGCCCCGCGGTCGTCGTCGCACTCTCCGACATGCGCGACCGGTTCCGCCTCACGGCGAACGTGGTCGAGAACGTCGCGCCGCGCGAGCCGCTGCCGAAGCTGCCCGTTGGCCGCGCGATCTGGAAGCCGGCGCCCGACTTCCAGACCTCGACCACCGCGTGGCTCACGGCCGGCGCCGCCCACCACACGGTCATGACGACCGCAGTCGGCGTCGACGTGTTCCGCGACTTCGCCGAGATGGCGGGCGTCGAGCTGCTCGTGATCGACGAGGACACCACGATCCGCGGGTTCCAGCGCGAGGTGCGCTGGAACCAGGCGTACTACCGCCTCGCGCAGGGCCTCTGA